In Bacillus cereus ATCC 14579, a single window of DNA contains:
- a CDS encoding DUF4241 domain-containing protein, whose translation MSKLLRELSKPDSEALRSEALEQLKVTSGKIVACDPLIFNKNHFEQTIQPGTYSIVAWWHKEDGVIAGAELKLSESKAVGWKMATKPEQNVSELEDGYIFGYPVDTGLGCFADVEAIDKLEEIEDRLQQELGEEFTSLYDDLIDDILTEHDEDWGNCVVCEETGSNIIIFRSGYGDGFYPSYWGIDEAGKIVSLVTDFQVLHEEN comes from the coding sequence ATGTCAAAGTTATTACGTGAATTATCTAAACCGGATAGTGAGGCCCTGCGTTCCGAAGCACTAGAACAGTTAAAAGTTACTTCAGGTAAAATTGTTGCTTGTGATCCTCTTATTTTTAATAAAAATCACTTCGAACAAACAATTCAGCCAGGTACATATTCAATTGTTGCTTGGTGGCATAAGGAAGATGGAGTCATTGCTGGTGCTGAATTGAAATTGTCGGAGTCAAAAGCGGTAGGATGGAAGATGGCAACAAAACCAGAACAAAATGTCAGTGAACTGGAAGACGGATATATTTTTGGTTACCCGGTTGATACAGGCTTAGGGTGCTTTGCAGATGTTGAAGCAATTGATAAGTTAGAAGAAATAGAAGATAGGTTACAACAAGAACTAGGAGAAGAATTTACTAGTTTGTATGATGATCTTATAGATGACATACTAACAGAACATGATGAAGATTGGGGAAATTGCGTGGTGTGTGAGGAAACAGGAAGTAATATCATTATATTCCGTTCAGGTTATGGAGATGGATTTTATCCTTCCTATTGGGGAATCGATGAAGCAGGAAAAATTGTTTCACTTGTTACTGATTTTCAAGTGCTACATGAGGAAAATTGA
- a CDS encoding S-layer homology domain-containing protein — translation MNKTIKQQVIALSTSLVILGSVPLSASAEEINKSQTDQLNIAQGEHGTSGLNYSNFKLEVPDHVQINEAEVSENEKMLLEEYKHKHDETEELNKMQDAKKGQVAEKEAISNIERAFESVDGRNDGSDRQMKPVAKPRGIQYSAQSTKKYGTLAGVPFVEWIVPAGNPDIRPANPMKARYITIHETANTAAGANAENHAKYLYKQATEGTFRTASWHFTVDDKQIYQHLPTNENGWHAGDGDGSGNRESIGIEIAVNQDGDYNKALENAKRLAGYLMNKEGIGADHIYKHQQWSGKKCPDILISRGNWAGFVQGIQWYANINAQIDTPLQDKNDSFNPNENNPAEPSMELVVNGSGINVRSDAGIEHRVVRKASNGDRYKVLAVKNGWYKVGNGEWIFYDPSWIKINYNVPKEEVQKPKEEVQKPKDDITGGWFEGHIRKLNSLGIMQGEGNGVFAPYRNVTRAEFAKLISNALKLPEGNKSFVDINEAHPSLHDGIKRCASAGIINGRGEGIFDPNSPITREEVSIMIDKALRYKGITGELVALPFTDKHLITYKESVQRLYSLKVVNGIGNNEFDPRGTATRGQAAAFIVKMLDSMQK, via the coding sequence ATGAATAAGACAATCAAACAACAAGTAATCGCACTATCAACAAGTCTAGTGATTTTAGGGAGCGTACCTTTATCAGCATCAGCAGAAGAGATCAACAAATCTCAAACTGATCAACTTAATATTGCCCAAGGAGAACACGGAACGAGCGGATTAAATTATTCTAATTTCAAGTTGGAAGTTCCTGATCATGTACAAATTAACGAAGCAGAAGTATCTGAAAATGAAAAAATGCTTTTAGAAGAATATAAGCATAAACATGATGAAACAGAAGAATTAAACAAAATGCAAGATGCTAAGAAGGGACAAGTAGCAGAAAAGGAAGCTATTTCAAACATTGAAAGGGCATTTGAATCTGTAGATGGTCGAAATGATGGATCTGATCGTCAAATGAAACCTGTTGCAAAGCCAAGAGGTATTCAATATAGTGCACAGAGTACGAAGAAATATGGAACACTTGCAGGAGTTCCATTTGTGGAGTGGATTGTTCCAGCAGGAAATCCTGATATTCGTCCTGCGAATCCGATGAAAGCACGTTACATTACAATCCATGAGACCGCAAATACAGCCGCTGGTGCTAATGCTGAAAATCATGCGAAATATTTATACAAGCAAGCAACTGAAGGCACTTTCCGAACAGCTTCATGGCATTTTACTGTAGATGATAAACAAATTTATCAACACTTACCAACAAACGAAAATGGTTGGCATGCAGGAGATGGAGATGGTTCAGGAAACAGGGAGTCTATCGGTATCGAGATTGCGGTTAACCAAGACGGTGATTACAATAAAGCGTTAGAAAATGCAAAACGACTTGCAGGTTATTTAATGAACAAAGAAGGAATTGGTGCAGATCATATATACAAGCATCAACAATGGAGTGGGAAAAAATGTCCTGACATTTTAATTTCACGAGGTAATTGGGCTGGTTTCGTACAAGGAATTCAGTGGTATGCAAATATAAATGCGCAGATTGATACGCCTTTACAAGATAAAAATGACTCATTTAATCCAAATGAAAATAATCCAGCTGAACCTAGCATGGAACTAGTGGTAAATGGTAGTGGCATCAATGTACGTAGTGATGCGGGCATTGAACATCGTGTTGTACGTAAAGCTTCAAACGGAGATCGTTACAAAGTATTAGCGGTTAAAAATGGTTGGTATAAAGTAGGTAATGGAGAATGGATTTTCTATGACCCAAGTTGGATTAAAATTAACTACAATGTACCAAAGGAAGAAGTACAAAAGCCTAAGGAAGAAGTACAAAAACCAAAAGATGATATTACAGGTGGATGGTTTGAAGGGCATATTCGTAAATTAAACAGTCTAGGTATTATGCAAGGCGAAGGCAATGGTGTATTTGCTCCATATCGAAATGTAACGAGAGCGGAGTTTGCGAAATTAATCTCGAATGCTCTTAAACTACCAGAGGGAAATAAGTCATTTGTAGATATCAATGAGGCACATCCATCACTTCATGACGGTATTAAACGTTGTGCAAGTGCAGGAATTATTAATGGTCGTGGTGAAGGGATTTTTGATCCTAACTCACCAATTACTCGTGAAGAAGTATCTATTATGATTGACAAAGCATTACGATATAAAGGAATTACAGGTGAGTTAGTAGCATTACCATTTACAGATAAGCATTTAATAACATACAAAGAATCGGTTCAACGATTATACAGCTTAAAGGTAGTTAATGGTATTGGAAATAATGAGTTTGATCCTCGAGGCACAGCAACTCGTGGTCAGGCGGCTGCCTTTATTGTGAAGATGTTAGATTCAATGCAAAAATAA
- a CDS encoding DUF6985 domain-containing protein codes for MRVNNSVFGEIEYNYAWAKCMPITFIGNVTEIDLMIDGEEDGVFDEGQYVAYQSLIKNWEEVQISLLHSILDYYKQRRCELGYDVGMQENYPLIETNDQILEMISLDGIVVPYADIMEGKEVGITFNCTWDIENGVGVRLLNEKVMEVGYQDIIF; via the coding sequence ATGAGAGTAAACAATTCAGTTTTTGGAGAGATTGAATATAATTATGCTTGGGCTAAGTGTATGCCTATAACTTTTATAGGCAATGTAACTGAGATTGATTTGATGATAGATGGTGAAGAAGATGGAGTGTTTGATGAAGGGCAGTATGTAGCATATCAATCATTAATAAAAAATTGGGAAGAGGTACAAATAAGTTTATTACATTCTATATTAGATTATTACAAACAAAGGCGATGTGAATTAGGATATGATGTTGGAATGCAAGAAAATTATCCATTAATTGAAACAAATGATCAAATACTAGAGATGATTAGTTTAGATGGTATTGTTGTTCCGTATGCAGATATTATGGAGGGAAAAGAGGTTGGAATTACATTTAATTGTACGTGGGATATAGAAAATGGTGTAGGAGTTCGTTTATTAAATGAAAAGGTAATGGAAGTAGGTTATCAGGATATTATTTTTTAA
- a CDS encoding DUF1433 domain-containing protein — protein MKKVIILIVSALVLIAGGYFTIEYLKHKEIEEKFWKAQEVRVEKYIHYNIKDVKSITFTERETSPMGIPRLKGYINNNQQLDFVARISTTENFEDKFDCSAELGKLIKDPEKSVSEIENEEKKKIQE, from the coding sequence ATGAAGAAAGTAATTATTTTAATTGTATCTGCTTTGGTGCTCATAGCAGGAGGGTATTTTACAATAGAATACTTAAAACATAAAGAAATAGAAGAAAAGTTTTGGAAAGCACAAGAAGTTCGTGTAGAAAAGTATATTCATTATAATATTAAAGATGTGAAATCTATTACATTTACAGAACGTGAAACTAGTCCTATGGGCATTCCTAGACTAAAAGGGTATATAAATAATAACCAACAATTAGATTTTGTAGCTCGTATTAGTACTACAGAAAATTTCGAAGATAAATTTGACTGCTCTGCGGAATTAGGAAAACTTATAAAAGATCCTGAAAAGTCTGTTTCCGAAATTGAAAATGAAGAAAAGAAAAAAATCCAAGAGTAG
- a CDS encoding DNA alkylation repair protein: MDFKTVMQELEALGKERTKKIYISNGAHEPVFGVATGAMKPIAKKIKLNQELAEELYATGNYDAMYFAGIIADPKAMSESDFDRWIDGAYFYMLSDYVVAVTLSESNIAQDVADKWIASGDELKMSAGWSCYCWLLGNRKDNAFSESKISDMLEMVKDTIHHSPERTKSAMNNFLNTVAISYVPLHEKAVEIAKEVGIVEVKRDNKKSSLLNASESIQKELDRGRLGFKRKYVRC; this comes from the coding sequence ATGGATTTTAAAACAGTTATGCAAGAACTTGAGGCTCTAGGTAAGGAACGAACGAAAAAAATATACATATCTAACGGTGCGCATGAGCCAGTATTCGGAGTAGCTACAGGTGCTATGAAACCAATCGCTAAAAAAATAAAATTAAATCAAGAGTTAGCTGAAGAGCTTTATGCCACAGGTAACTACGATGCTATGTACTTTGCAGGTATTATTGCCGATCCAAAAGCTATGAGTGAGTCTGATTTTGATCGCTGGATAGACGGGGCATATTTTTATATGCTATCTGATTATGTAGTGGCAGTAACTTTATCAGAGTCAAATATCGCACAAGATGTTGCTGATAAATGGATTGCAAGTGGGGACGAACTTAAAATGTCTGCAGGCTGGAGTTGCTACTGTTGGCTTTTAGGAAATCGCAAAGACAATGCGTTTTCCGAAAGTAAAATTTCCGATATGCTTGAAATGGTGAAAGATACAATTCATCATTCTCCAGAACGAACAAAATCCGCTATGAATAATTTCCTAAACACTGTGGCAATCTCATATGTACCACTACATGAAAAAGCAGTCGAGATTGCAAAAGAAGTTGGTATAGTTGAAGTCAAACGTGATAATAAAAAAAGCAGTTTGTTAAATGCTTCTGAAAGTATTCAGAAAGAACTTGATAGAGGAAGACTTGGTTTCAAGCGTAAGTATGTAAGGTGTTAA
- a CDS encoding DUF2262 domain-containing protein, which yields MKGMYSKLSKSSEISRFENRFSENVIEIAAVTGALGIGASKGGDNILWTASIDLIAWKDLHNNETIRKEDIRLAWLVDDAEWRKSKDILTANTVVALQVRKSENSLMLVKVLETPYKDDELEIILQDAMKPLFYHDEMLGVFELDKRVKAFEKRISWAGEECHLYFDWSEDKHMMKSALETAHALFKEQDEWKMKMKMYAAKELVELANEWLQDDDEAEIDEITKEMFINSITLSSLSVYSEGDFEIFFSDGDIFWGHSIIVSGNIHEGLSSAEIAG from the coding sequence ATGAAAGGAATGTATTCGAAATTGAGTAAATCAAGTGAAATAAGTAGATTTGAAAATAGATTCTCAGAAAATGTGATTGAAATAGCAGCTGTCACAGGGGCATTAGGAATCGGTGCATCAAAAGGCGGTGACAACATTTTGTGGACTGCGTCAATTGATTTGATTGCGTGGAAAGACTTACATAACAATGAAACGATTAGAAAAGAAGACATACGACTGGCATGGTTGGTTGATGATGCAGAATGGAGAAAATCAAAAGACATTTTGACAGCAAATACAGTTGTAGCATTACAGGTGCGCAAGTCAGAAAATTCATTGATGCTTGTTAAGGTTTTGGAAACACCATATAAAGATGATGAGTTGGAAATCATCTTACAAGATGCAATGAAACCGCTTTTTTATCATGATGAGATGTTGGGTGTGTTCGAACTCGATAAAAGAGTGAAAGCTTTTGAAAAGAGAATATCTTGGGCTGGTGAAGAATGTCATTTATATTTTGATTGGAGTGAAGACAAACATATGATGAAGTCTGCACTGGAAACAGCACATGCACTTTTCAAAGAGCAAGATGAATGGAAAATGAAAATGAAAATGTACGCTGCAAAAGAACTGGTAGAGTTAGCAAATGAATGGCTACAAGATGATGATGAAGCAGAAATCGACGAAATTACAAAAGAAATGTTCATTAATTCCATCACATTAAGCAGCTTAAGCGTTTATTCAGAAGGTGATTTTGAAATATTCTTTTCGGATGGAGATATATTTTGGGGACATTCTATCATTGTAAGCGGAAATATTCATGAGGGGCTCTCTTCGGCTGAGATTGCAGGATAA
- a CDS encoding immunity 22 family protein: MNYRPARGGGKVEYSEMASVWFGISKSLQNLEEYVDIDYTIDGDSVHSKFGTSFEFGYYDEDNIEICFYENNKREIEHILNDFSYSERIIPKIKKLVNGDSLANDINFAIVLYDFKYNEVKREDMFDGLEVTFIGSMPYR; this comes from the coding sequence ATGAATTATAGACCGGCTAGAGGGGGTGGGAAAGTGGAATATAGTGAAATGGCTTCAGTTTGGTTTGGAATTTCTAAATCACTCCAAAATCTTGAGGAGTATGTCGATATAGATTACACGATAGATGGTGATTCAGTTCATTCAAAGTTTGGGACGAGCTTTGAATTCGGTTATTATGATGAAGATAATATTGAAATTTGTTTTTATGAGAATAATAAAAGGGAAATTGAACATATTTTAAATGATTTTTCTTATAGTGAACGAATTATTCCTAAAATAAAAAAGCTAGTAAATGGAGATAGTTTAGCGAACGATATTAACTTTGCTATTGTTCTTTATGATTTTAAATATAATGAAGTGAAAAGAGAGGATATGTTTGATGGTTTAGAGGTTACATTTATTGGTTCTATGCCGTACAGGTAG
- a CDS encoding SMI1/KNR4 family protein, which translates to MHALPNRLEEVLKEDIYKREDKGQVNEVINRLGVEVSNTFREFYYRFAGPFWEVHVPYELLDIIDEENNIEYYTIIARKEHGFPNKYLVLTEMTANAVLVLDSVTDKVYSVNFEGGDELLLNGELKESWPTFYMFLKEYFKC; encoded by the coding sequence ATGCATGCTTTGCCAAATCGTTTAGAAGAAGTCTTGAAAGAAGATATATATAAACGGGAAGATAAAGGTCAGGTGAATGAAGTAATAAATAGGTTAGGTGTAGAAGTGTCTAATACATTTAGAGAGTTTTATTATCGATTTGCAGGACCATTTTGGGAAGTGCATGTTCCTTATGAATTACTTGACATTATAGATGAAGAGAATAATATAGAATATTACACAATTATTGCTCGAAAGGAACATGGATTTCCTAATAAGTATTTAGTATTAACGGAAATGACAGCAAATGCTGTATTGGTCCTTGATAGTGTAACCGATAAAGTTTACTCAGTAAATTTTGAAGGTGGAGATGAATTACTTTTAAATGGAGAATTAAAGGAGAGTTGGCCAACGTTTTATATGTTTTTGAAAGAGTATTTCAAGTGTTAA
- a CDS encoding SecY-interacting protein Syd produces the protein MSTYFKLRKEYFDRGLNFLFKTPYNEKVNFVIYHGEIEEEEISWKPVEKYIKTNLTILEERFGIKFHDSVHHYFNSYWFTDLDGFIDDHYISLEAVLPNIELDSFKEKLERYEKNHRKLDKIPIGVEGNGLLVVLNNVSGKVELEDFERGLFMEISNSLNELISSLRLQK, from the coding sequence ATGAGTACATATTTTAAATTAAGAAAAGAATATTTTGATAGAGGTTTGAATTTCTTATTTAAAACACCGTATAACGAAAAAGTCAATTTCGTTATCTATCATGGGGAAATAGAGGAAGAAGAAATTTCATGGAAACCGGTTGAGAAATATATTAAAACTAATTTAACAATACTTGAGGAGCGGTTCGGAATTAAGTTTCATGATTCAGTTCATCACTATTTTAATTCATATTGGTTTACTGATTTGGATGGGTTTATCGATGACCATTATATTAGTTTAGAGGCTGTATTGCCAAATATAGAGTTGGACTCTTTCAAAGAGAAGTTAGAAAGGTATGAAAAAAATCATCGTAAGCTAGATAAGATTCCTATAGGAGTAGAAGGAAATGGTTTACTAGTTGTTTTAAATAATGTAAGTGGCAAAGTCGAATTGGAGGATTTCGAACGTGGGTTGTTTATGGAGATTTCGAACAGTTTAAATGAGTTGATTTCTAGTTTGAGATTACAAAAATAG
- a CDS encoding toxin-antitoxin system YwqK family antitoxin, translated as MLNDVLTKEYIIQNGLEFEECLEYGGPYGLGIVECADDGKEKLFTGLAYDVYENGNIECYFYVENGVKQGEYVEFYMDGNIKRISNMNRSAVEGYCVEFFQNGMKKHESECIAGREMTFKKYDEQGNIVEQKLELTEFDILYAEKFSSGLKK; from the coding sequence ATGTTAAATGATGTGTTAACGAAGGAGTATATAATACAGAATGGCCTTGAGTTTGAAGAATGTTTAGAATATGGGGGACCTTATGGGTTAGGAATAGTAGAGTGTGCGGATGATGGTAAAGAAAAATTGTTTACTGGCTTAGCTTATGATGTTTATGAGAATGGAAATATAGAATGTTATTTCTATGTAGAAAATGGTGTTAAACAAGGAGAGTATGTGGAGTTTTATATGGATGGAAATATAAAAAGAATCAGTAATATGAATAGAAGTGCGGTTGAAGGGTACTGTGTTGAATTTTTTCAAAATGGAATGAAGAAGCATGAGTCTGAATGTATTGCGGGACGTGAAATGACTTTTAAAAAGTATGATGAACAAGGGAATATTGTAGAACAAAAACTAGAACTAACTGAATTCGATATACTATATGCGGAAAAATTCAGTAGCGGTTTAAAGAAGTAA
- a CDS encoding immunity 22 family protein, with amino-acid sequence MEVHGMVSIWFGNMQTQDQLDTYIDVTYDEEGDSIPARFFVDFNIDMIDVDEDFIEKEVLEEASDDISMLLTGCSYDDKILSRIKEVVKLNKSYNSIVLIYNFQYDNSVSNCEGFNFVTATSYL; translated from the coding sequence ATGGAAGTACACGGAATGGTTTCAATATGGTTCGGTAATATGCAAACGCAAGATCAGTTGGATACATATATAGATGTTACGTATGATGAAGAAGGAGACTCTATACCAGCAAGATTTTTTGTTGATTTTAATATTGATATGATTGATGTAGATGAAGATTTTATTGAAAAGGAAGTGTTAGAAGAAGCGAGTGATGACATTTCTATGTTATTAACGGGATGTTCATATGATGATAAAATACTTTCTCGAATTAAGGAAGTAGTTAAATTAAATAAATCCTATAATTCTATCGTTTTAATTTATAATTTTCAATATGACAATTCAGTAAGTAATTGTGAAGGTTTTAATTTTGTAACTGCTACAAGTTATCTATAG
- a CDS encoding DUF3994 domain-containing protein: MNAKKLLGVAVPVMLLFGCGVSEKTNTSKQEKTEESKVKESKSNSKKEKVSKEDYPNKVYKLGVEFDKLFAEHNNITREVFDGKKKKSDIVDSVKELNKVLDKFESIDPPAEYVNQQKDFEKAIGYFRESFSLINEVFTRKEKREKGDKTDKELMEKSEKLVKEGDIYWLKAFKDLEGDIKIGDGTVSVKDLKELDKKAGINTDNVMKNVKDGTELIGNWGFQGTDGFNMSLILKGDKTFETYGKGEYPNKKNYIEGTWEYDKEAFTIYLHLNKRLVDGVEDTIQKKKIAYKVQDYDGENLQLFNETSFHTIKYVKQS, encoded by the coding sequence ATGAATGCAAAGAAACTACTAGGGGTAGCAGTTCCGGTCATGTTGTTATTTGGTTGTGGAGTTTCTGAGAAAACGAACACTTCTAAACAGGAGAAAACGGAAGAGTCTAAAGTAAAAGAATCGAAGTCTAATAGTAAGAAAGAAAAAGTTTCAAAGGAAGACTATCCTAATAAAGTGTATAAATTAGGGGTAGAGTTTGATAAGTTGTTTGCGGAGCATAACAATATTACAAGAGAGGTTTTTGACGGTAAGAAAAAGAAATCAGATATAGTAGATAGTGTGAAAGAATTAAATAAAGTGTTAGATAAATTTGAGTCGATAGATCCCCCTGCAGAGTATGTAAATCAACAAAAGGATTTTGAAAAAGCAATTGGTTATTTTAGAGAGTCTTTTTCTTTAATAAATGAAGTATTCACCCGAAAAGAAAAAAGAGAAAAAGGCGATAAGACTGATAAAGAGTTAATGGAGAAATCCGAAAAGTTAGTGAAAGAAGGAGATATTTACTGGCTTAAGGCATTCAAAGATCTTGAAGGGGATATTAAAATCGGTGACGGTACAGTATCTGTGAAAGATTTGAAAGAGTTAGATAAGAAAGCTGGAATTAATACAGATAACGTTATGAAGAATGTGAAAGATGGTACGGAATTAATCGGTAATTGGGGATTCCAAGGAACAGACGGTTTTAATATGTCACTCATTTTAAAAGGTGATAAGACATTTGAAACGTATGGTAAAGGTGAGTATCCAAATAAAAAGAATTATATTGAAGGAACTTGGGAATATGATAAGGAAGCTTTTACAATCTATTTACATCTCAATAAACGTTTAGTAGACGGTGTAGAAGATACAATTCAAAAAAAGAAAATAGCATATAAAGTTCAAGATTATGATGGGGAAAACTTGCAATTATTTAATGAGACGTCATTTCATACAATTAAGTATGTGAAGCAAAGTTAA
- a CDS encoding DUF4064 domain-containing protein: MTRTPEFVLGLIGGILGIIISIILIVVAFNIMEGVDYELLAYYSIILTVQIGFFILSCLVNKVNNKVYGVCMIVIPIVMLFMSLFFLLIPTILQIISGSFAFRTLKLESNVS, from the coding sequence TTGACAAGAACACCTGAATTTGTATTAGGTTTAATTGGTGGCATTTTGGGAATTATTATTTCCATAATATTAATAGTTGTAGCGTTTAATATTATGGAAGGTGTTGATTACGAACTTTTAGCTTATTACTCTATTATTTTAACGGTTCAAATAGGATTTTTCATTTTATCGTGTTTAGTAAACAAGGTTAATAATAAAGTTTATGGAGTTTGTATGATTGTGATTCCTATAGTTATGTTGTTTATGTCATTATTCTTTTTACTTATTCCGACAATTTTACAAATTATATCTGGTTCATTTGCATTTAGGACATTAAAGTTAGAATCGAATGTAAGCTAA
- a CDS encoding DnaD domain-containing protein, translating to MPKPFPHAYLYNEGLKFSYLLAKSGGKHMAVYRNVQVNFWQDEFILDLTPEERYFYIYLLTGTKTKQCGIYILPKRVAELETGYSMETVEKLLNRFVEYGKILYDTETKEVFIINWLHYNPISNTNVEKCVLRELKTVKSNEFIHIFLRKCLEKEYKIPLVLQHFGMPKEEDNSSSQVVIEEKEEAEEVETIEEDVPNSEVYKFYEQNISSLSPYIVKELKNWIQRLSGEKVLEALKIAFENNKKTLAYVKGILRNWCSKKLKDFSGGKSVMGSLERRKCMLSSVF from the coding sequence ATGCCAAAACCATTCCCGCATGCCTATCTTTATAATGAAGGATTAAAATTTTCCTATTTACTAGCAAAGAGTGGAGGGAAACATATGGCGGTATACCGTAATGTGCAGGTGAACTTTTGGCAAGATGAATTCATATTAGATTTAACGCCAGAGGAGCGTTATTTTTACATATATTTGTTAACTGGTACGAAAACGAAGCAATGTGGTATCTACATATTACCGAAGCGTGTGGCAGAGCTTGAAACAGGTTATAGTATGGAGACTGTTGAGAAGTTGCTAAACAGGTTTGTTGAGTATGGAAAGATTCTATATGATACGGAAACGAAAGAGGTATTCATAATAAATTGGTTACACTATAACCCTATTTCAAATACGAATGTGGAGAAGTGCGTATTACGTGAGTTAAAGACTGTAAAAAGTAATGAGTTCATACATATATTTTTACGTAAATGCCTTGAAAAAGAATACAAGATTCCATTAGTACTGCAGCATTTTGGTATGCCAAAAGAAGAGGATAATAGTAGTTCACAAGTAGTTATTGAAGAGAAAGAAGAAGCGGAAGAGGTGGAAACCATAGAAGAGGACGTTCCAAATAGTGAAGTTTATAAGTTTTATGAACAAAATATTAGTAGTTTATCCCCATATATTGTGAAGGAATTGAAGAATTGGATACAAAGACTTTCTGGAGAGAAAGTGTTAGAGGCACTTAAAATTGCGTTTGAAAATAATAAGAAAACGTTAGCTTATGTGAAGGGGATTTTGAGGAATTGGTGTAGCAAAAAGTTAAAGGATTTTAGTGGGGGGAAGTCTGTAATGGGAAGTTTAGAGAGAAGGAAATGTATGTTGAGTAGTGTATTTTAA
- a CDS encoding DUF1433 domain-containing protein yields MKKKLVIILSIICIIAGGYFTMEYLKHKEKEEFFWKTQETRVEKYIHYNVKDVKSITFIEHKISPMGIPSIEGYINDDKDLWFDASISTTENFEDKFSRSGELGKLIKDPEKSVSEIEKEEKEKKKE; encoded by the coding sequence ATGAAGAAAAAATTAGTAATTATTTTATCCATTATTTGTATTATAGCAGGAGGATATTTTACAATGGAATACTTAAAACATAAAGAAAAAGAAGAATTTTTTTGGAAAACACAAGAAACAAGAGTAGAAAAGTATATTCATTATAATGTTAAAGATGTTAAATCGATTACATTTATAGAACATAAAATAAGTCCAATGGGAATTCCGTCTATAGAAGGATATATAAATGATGATAAAGATCTATGGTTTGATGCTAGTATCAGTACTACAGAAAACTTCGAAGATAAATTTTCACGTTCTGGAGAACTAGGAAAACTTATAAAAGACCCTGAAAAATCCGTATCCGAAATTGAAAAGGAAGAGAAAGAAAAGAAAAAAGAATAG
- a CDS encoding antitoxin YezG family protein: MEIKLNRLYREIAETVHAMIPEEWEKFYFYAQISEDGGGTYFFYNNFRNKENYKYSVEIPFKYEVDEEEFERKEDFLYKLSKELRNVFKDNHQELWYSFTMSLEHSGKFNMHFDYTNWFDTEYSFSDQMIIWKHKYLGEVPIDENDKELINKYDNEFPNNPI, encoded by the coding sequence TTGGAAATAAAATTGAATCGATTATATAGAGAGATAGCGGAAACGGTTCATGCCATGATTCCAGAAGAATGGGAGAAATTTTATTTTTATGCACAAATATCAGAAGATGGAGGGGGAACTTACTTTTTCTATAACAACTTCAGAAATAAAGAAAATTATAAGTATAGTGTAGAAATTCCTTTTAAATACGAAGTTGATGAAGAGGAGTTTGAAAGGAAAGAAGATTTTTTATATAAATTGAGTAAGGAATTAAGAAATGTTTTCAAAGATAACCACCAAGAACTTTGGTATTCCTTTACAATGTCTCTTGAACATAGTGGGAAATTTAACATGCATTTCGATTATACAAATTGGTTCGATACAGAATATAGTTTTAGTGATCAGATGATTATTTGGAAACATAAATACTTAGGTGAAGTACCAATTGATGAAAATGATAAAGAGCTAATTAATAAGTATGACAATGAATTTCCGAATAATCCTATTTGA